In Planctomycetia bacterium, the sequence CCCATAAGGCCCGACGCAACGCTCTGAGCGAGCGGTTGTCGATTTGACCGCTGTGGACCTGCGGCACAGAATAGTAGTAAGCGAGATCGAGCCCGTCACCTCAATTCGACAAACGATGGCCATCGCGGACATTCCCAACTCGTCGCTCCAGGTCCCGGCGGATGCGCCTGAGCTGCGTTCGCGGCGTTTCACTGTGGACGAGTACGTCCGCTTGATCGCACTGGGCATGTTCGGTGACGACGAACGCCTGGAGCTTTTGGAAGGACTAATTGTTCCAATGATGACCCGGGTGCCGCCGCACGAGGTAGCACTGCGACTCGTCTCCAAAGCGCTCGATCGGCGATTACCGGCCGGTTATGATCTTCGCGTTCAATCTTCCATCCAACTCGGCGCAAGTGTCCCTGAGCCGGACTGCACAATCGTCATCGGCGAAACACGGCACTATATCGATCACCATCCGTCGGCGAGCGAGATCGCGCTAGTGGTCGAAGTGTCGGATTCCTCATTGAGAATCGATCGCACGACGAAGGCGCGAATCTACGCGGCGGCAGGAATTTCCATCTACTGGATTGTGAATCTGCCCGAGCGACAGTTGGAAGTGTGGAGCGATCCGACCGGCGAAGCGGAGCAACCCGGTTATCTCAAGACCCTTGTGTTCAAAGTCGGCGAGAACGTTTCCCTTGTACTTGGTGACAAGCAGGTGGGGGACATCGCCGTAGCGGATTTGTTGCCGTAGCGCCGGTCAGGCACGAAGCACCAGAGGAGAACTCAATTATGGCAACGATCGTAGAAACAAAACTGGAAGATGCGATCTGTGATCCGCTCGCGGAGCAGGCTGAGTTGTTTCTCGCCAGCCGCCGGTTTACGCCGGATGAATATATGAGCATGGCGCAGGCCGGCATCTTGGACGAGGATGAGCGACTGGAATTATTGGAAGGGGCGATTATTAAAATGATGGTGCGGTATCCCGAGCATGACTACAGCATTCTCAAAACGGAAGAAGCGTTGCGGAAACTCTGCTCCGCGGACCATTATGTCCGCGTGCAAATGGGGATTGCGACTTCCGATAGCCGCCCGGAACCCGATTGTGCTTTCACGCGTGGAAAAATGAGCGATCACGCTCATCGGTTCCCCGAAGGCCAGGAAATCGAACTCATCGTTGAGGTCGCCGATTCGTCGTTGCGTTGCGATCGCGGGATCAAGGCCCGAATTTACGCCCGAGCCGGCGTTCCTGTGTACTGGATTCTCAACCTCAAGGGCCGCCAGCTGGAAGTGTTCAGTGATCCGACCGGCGACGTTGAGCAACCGGCATATCGCAAGTCGCAAGTGTTCATGCACGGGGAGAAGGCGCCGCTTTTGCTTGGCGGGAAGCAGGTGGGCGAAATTGCCGTCGCGGAATTGCTGCCCTAGGCGGCGCTGGTGTCCGGTGATCGCTGTTCGCGGCGCACATAGACCAACTTCGCAAATCGCCCGCCGCAGTAGCCGAGCAGCAGTCCCCACCAGATGTGGGCGACGCCGAGGAAGTCCTCTCGCATTGGCGTCTCCGTGCCGCTGACGCCCCCCGGGAAGCCGCCGCCGCCGAAACCGCCTCCCATGCCGCCCATCATGTTGGGGAGTCCGAGCGTCGCCCGATACGTCGCCGCTTCTTGTGGCGTGCGGAAGCGCATGGACTGGTCGTATTGCATGTTGGCGTCCATCACCAGGTACTCCACGAGCACCATTTTCTCGAACGGCCAGCGCATCAGCTTGGTCGTCGGCAATGAACCGGCGTAGGGATCGAATTCCCGCCCATTCTTGGCCGCCGCCAGCGCGACGGCCGCAGCGTACATGCCGGCGCAAAGCACAAAGCCGATCGCGAACGCCTGCCGGGACCCGCGATCGATGAAGGCCACGACCATTGCGGCCATGAACAGCAACATCGCCGCGGTGGAGAGCCCGATCCAGAACCAGTCGTTGGCGAATTTGAGCGAGACGCAGGCCAGTCCGACTAAGGCCACGAGGAGCAGTAGTTCCCGCAGCGAAACAGACCATGGGCTGAGCACGGTGCGAGCGGACATGAGAGCCTCGCGAAGTTATTGCCTCGAATCATTGTTCCGCAGGCCAGCATAGCGGAACGGAACGTCGGAAAGCAAACTCTTCTCAGGCGGTGCGCATCGCCGCGGCGCACCAGCGCATCTCTTCCGCGATGCCGGCCGCGAGATTCGGTTGCTGCAGTTCCGCCGGCAGCACGCCCCAGGCGTAGGTTTCGACTTCGTAGTCGGTCACGTCGGGATGAAAACGCCGCAATGCGCCGAGCGCGTCGACGATCGCCGGTTGAGAGGCCTGGAGTTGCCCGAACCGTTGCACGTAAACCGGCACGTGGAAATGAATTCGCCATTCGCTCGTCAGCGCCACGGCGTCGCCGACTTCTGCGAGCGGCTGCGACAGATCCTCGTAAAACCGCACTTCCCCGTTAGCCTGACGAATGTTCGTCTGATGCAGATAACGTCTCTCGTCGAAGCCATGCAATTGTTCGATCGCCTGACGCCGCTCGTCCGGAGCAAGTCGGGCGAAATCGACGGTCACGGCGGAAGAGACCTGAACTTTGCCGACGCGAATGCCGGCGCGGTGATACTGCTCCAATACGTCGGCCTGCTCCTCGTACATCACGACGCTGTGACAAACGTCGTGGCAAACGCCGATGTGTCGTCGCAACGTTTCGGCGGGGGTTTTCCTCTGCCAGAGCTGCTCATGGAAGAAACTCAATACGTCGCCTACGCGTTGAATCGCACAGCCTGGCTCCGGCTCGATCGAGAGGACGATCTCGTGGCCCGTCGTCTCGCGGAGCGCGTGCAAATGTTCGCCGACTTCACGGACATGCGCCGCGGCCAGGTCGAGCTGAATTGCGGTCGGCGCCGGCGTCCCCCAGCACAGCGGCAACGTCGAAATGCTGCCCCCTTGGCCCGAGGGCAACAACGCCGCCAGCAGCGTGGCGAGTTGTTTGGTGTATTCCACACGCCGCCGGTCGAACCAGTTCGGCTCATAGACGCGGTGCTTCACGACCGGCTGATGGAAATCGCCGTACGGAAAACCGTTCACGGTGAAGGGACGCAATCCGTGCGACGCCAGCCAGACGCGAAAACTCTCGGCCGCCGCTGGGTTTCCGAGCGACTCCGCCGCCGAGTTGGAAAGCCAAAGCCCGACCCCCATGGCTTCCTGCGGCGAGACGCGCTCGCGGACGGCCACGGCATAGCGGGCCAGATTCGCCTGGGTCGTCGTCCAATCGGCGCCGGCGTGGACGTTGGTGCAGTAACCCAGAATCGGCTTCACTTACGGCAACCTGCTGGCAGGGGTCGGCTGGCGGACAATCCTCTAGGATACACCATCGCCGTCGAGTTTTCAGCCGATTCGCCCCCGCGGCGGGACATCGTTACAATGCGACTTCGCTCGCTGTATTCGGCTCGATTTCGCGTTGTGGACACCTGCACGATGCCCTTTTCCGCCGTCGCCGCCACCGTTCAAGACATTCTGCCGTGGCGCGATCTCTACCGGCAGGAGATGAACTGTCAGATCATTCATGATTCCCTCCATTCCCGACCAGGCTGGACGGAGCCGTATCTGTTGCAAGCGGGCGAGACCACGGTCGGGTACGGTTCCGTCTGCGTCGGCGGCCCGTGGACAGGCAAACCGGCGCTGTTTGAGTACTACGTCCTGCCCGCGCACCGCGCCCGCATCTTCGATCTGTTCTGTGCCTGGGTCGCGGCCACGCAAGTGATGCGCATGGAGATCCAGTCGAACGATCCGCTGATCACGCCGATGCTCCATCTGTTCGGACGCGATATCAAGAGCGACAGTATTCTGTTTCATGACCGCGTGACCACGTCACATTTATTACCGGGAGCCGTCGTGCGCCGCGCTCGGCCGAACGACGTTGAGCAAATCAAAGCGAGGCAGCTCGACGCCGACGCCGATTGGCTGGCGACGGTCGATGGCGAAGTCGCCGCGGCAGGCGGGATTCTCTATCACTACAATCGCCCCTACGGCGACATTTACATGCACGTGGCCGAATCGTTTCGCCGCCGTGGCGTCGGCGCCTTCTTGGTGCAAGAACTCAAACGGCATTGCTATGAGCGCGGCAGCATTCCCTCGGCGCGCTGCAATCCG encodes:
- a CDS encoding Uma2 family endonuclease, translated to MAIADIPNSSLQVPADAPELRSRRFTVDEYVRLIALGMFGDDERLELLEGLIVPMMTRVPPHEVALRLVSKALDRRLPAGYDLRVQSSIQLGASVPEPDCTIVIGETRHYIDHHPSASEIALVVEVSDSSLRIDRTTKARIYAAAGISIYWIVNLPERQLEVWSDPTGEAEQPGYLKTLVFKVGENVSLVLGDKQVGDIAVADLLP
- a CDS encoding Uma2 family endonuclease, yielding MATIVETKLEDAICDPLAEQAELFLASRRFTPDEYMSMAQAGILDEDERLELLEGAIIKMMVRYPEHDYSILKTEEALRKLCSADHYVRVQMGIATSDSRPEPDCAFTRGKMSDHAHRFPEGQEIELIVEVADSSLRCDRGIKARIYARAGVPVYWILNLKGRQLEVFSDPTGDVEQPAYRKSQVFMHGEKAPLLLGGKQVGEIAVAELLP
- the eboE gene encoding metabolite traffic protein EboE, giving the protein MKPILGYCTNVHAGADWTTTQANLARYAVAVRERVSPQEAMGVGLWLSNSAAESLGNPAAAESFRVWLASHGLRPFTVNGFPYGDFHQPVVKHRVYEPNWFDRRRVEYTKQLATLLAALLPSGQGGSISTLPLCWGTPAPTAIQLDLAAAHVREVGEHLHALRETTGHEIVLSIEPEPGCAIQRVGDVLSFFHEQLWQRKTPAETLRRHIGVCHDVCHSVVMYEEQADVLEQYHRAGIRVGKVQVSSAVTVDFARLAPDERRQAIEQLHGFDERRYLHQTNIRQANGEVRFYEDLSQPLAEVGDAVALTSEWRIHFHVPVYVQRFGQLQASQPAIVDALGALRRFHPDVTDYEVETYAWGVLPAELQQPNLAAGIAEEMRWCAAAMRTA
- a CDS encoding GNAT family N-acetyltransferase; translation: MPFSAVAATVQDILPWRDLYRQEMNCQIIHDSLHSRPGWTEPYLLQAGETTVGYGSVCVGGPWTGKPALFEYYVLPAHRARIFDLFCAWVAATQVMRMEIQSNDPLITPMLHLFGRDIKSDSILFHDRVTTSHLLPGAVVRRARPNDVEQIKARQLDADADWLATVDGEVAAAGGILYHYNRPYGDIYMHVAESFRRRGVGAFLVQELKRHCYERGSIPSARCNPSNVASRRTLQRAGFVPCGHILLAEIDPDRL